AGCGTGCACACCGTCGTCGTGACCGGCGAAGTGGACCTTACCCCGCTGCACCGTGACGGGGTCAGGGTCGTGGGGTACGAGGAGTTCCTCGCCTCTCAGTCCGATACGTTCGACTGGCCTGATCTCGATGAGCAGTCCGCAGCCGCTATGTGTTATACCTCGGGTACCACCGGCAACCCCAAAGGGGTCGCCTACAGCCACCGGTCGACGTACTTGCATTCGATGGCGGCCTGCGCCGCCGACGGACTGCGAGTCAGCTGCGATGATCGGATCCTTGCCATCGTGCCGATGTTCCACGCCAACGCTTGGGGACTAGTCTATGCCGCCCTTATGTCGGGCGCCGACCTACTCATGCCTGACAGGTTCCTGCAGGCTGAGCCGCTGGTGCGGCTCATCGACGCGCAGAGGCCGACCGTCGCGGGCGCAGTTCCGACGATCTGGAATGACGTCTTAAACTTCTTGGAGGCAAACTCCAGCTATGACATCTCCTCTCTCGGTCTGGTCGCCTGCGGTGGTTCCGCAGTACCCCTTCACCTGATGGAGGCCTTCGAGGAGAGGTACGGCGTGCAGGTCGTCCAGGCATGGGGAATGACCGAAACCTCGCCGCTGGCCGCCATCGCACGCCCACCGGTATCGCTCGATGTGCAGGAGCGCTGGCGCCTGCGCGCCACCCAAGGCCGCCCGGTTGCAGGGGTGGAGCTGAGGATTGTCGACGACGAGGGCAATAAGCTCCCGCACGACGGCGAAGCGGTCGGTGAGTTGCAAGCACGCGGGCCCTGGATTACCGGCTCGTACGTCGGCGAGGAGCATGACAGTGAGAAGTTTCAGGAAGGGTGGTTACGCACCGGCGACGTCGGGCG
Above is a window of Rhodococcus qingshengii JCM 15477 DNA encoding:
- a CDS encoding fatty acid--CoA ligase, yielding MQSTMMNFPLTTAAILRHGSSVHSSATVRTLQSDGSVKVGTFAEVGRRAAQLANALRGCGITGDERVATFMWNNQEHVEAYCAVPSMGAVLHTLNLRLTPDQLVYIGNHAEDQVVILDGSLLPLLAPVLLQLTSVHTVVVTGEVDLTPLHRDGVRVVGYEEFLASQSDTFDWPDLDEQSAAAMCYTSGTTGNPKGVAYSHRSTYLHSMAACAADGLRVSCDDRILAIVPMFHANAWGLVYAALMSGADLLMPDRFLQAEPLVRLIDAQRPTVAGAVPTIWNDVLNFLEANSSYDISSLGLVACGGSAVPLHLMEAFEERYGVQVVQAWGMTETSPLAAIARPPVSLDVQERWRLRATQGRPVAGVELRIVDDEGNKLPHDGEAVGELQARGPWITGSYVGEEHDSEKFQEGWLRTGDVGRIDARNFVTLTDRAKDVIKSGGEWISSVELELLLAGHPDVLEASVIGVPDEKWQERPLAVIVPREGHEPTPANLRDFLDGKVAKWWLPERWCFISEVPKTSVGKFDKKRLRSLHAEGELAVIEI